TGGACGCTCCGTCACAATAGATCTGGATCAAGAATTCTTATCTCCTCGAAAGAGATCCATCACGAACAAAACCGGTTTCCAGATAAGAATGTAAAACAACAAAAGTCCTCCTTTTACAAAGACGCTCAAGAAATTTAGGATGAATTCTAAACTCCAGCTTGTAAAAGAATCCGTGGCTTCGGGGAATAAAAAGGTGAATCCAAAAAGAAGAATCCCGAGTCCGAGAAGTACAAATTGTAAGACCGCGTTTCCGAGGAGAAAGGACGTAAGACTGGCCAGAGTGAAAAATAGCGCTAAGCGAAGTCCGCGTTTTTTGATTTCGAAGTTCATAAAAAGACTGTGCATTTCCGAGTTTTTTGATCCTTGCACGAAATTGAGTTTCTTTGCCATGTTGAAAACAACCGCGTCTTTCGTCGAGTTTTCCCTAAAAAACTTTACGAGTCGGGTCGTTTGTGACATGCTTTTCCAAAGATGATCCAACAAAAACTCCAAGACCTCGTGGATTCGCTTCCGATCAGTCCGGAGCGAAATTGTTCTTACTATTCGGATCGTCCTAGTCAAATTCAATATCTACCGTTTCATGGAGAGATCGCAAAGGAAGCCCTTCAGTTTTTTTTCGATTCCGGTTTTAGAAGAACGGGAAACATTCTCTATCGAGCGTCTTGCAACGGTTGTAGAGATTGTTTGAGTTATAGAATGCCCTTGGATCTTTTTGTTCCCAGTAGAAACCGCAGAAGACTTTTGAAAATCAATTCCGACTTGAGAATTCGTTTCGCTCAACCGGAACTCACGAGCGAAAAAGAAATTCTCTATCTCCGTTATCAAAGATCCCGTTATGAAAATTTTGTAAGTGGAGAATCCGATCAGGAACTCTTAGAAGGAATGCGTTGGAATCTTTTTGGTTATCCCGAAAATTCTTTAGAGATGACTCTATCGTTGGAGGAAAGGATCGTAGGCTTTATGATTCTGGACGTGGCCTCCGATTCTCTCTCGGCCGTGTATTCGGTGTATGATCCTGATTTTTCGGATCGAAGTCTGGGGAGTTTCGCCATTCTTTGTTCCATTCTCCACGCGCAGAAACTGGGAATGAAGTTCTATCATCTTGGCTATTATCTTCCGGGACATCCCGATATGGATTACAAAAAGTATTGGGCGCCCTCGGAAATTCGGGAACCGGACACAAATCTTTGGATCCAATCGGAAGAGTTTCAAAAAAAGCACCCGGACTTTCCTTGGAGTTAGAATTCCCACTCTAAATCATACTTGTCAGTTCCGTTTCTTCCCGTAAAACGGATGAATATGGCAAAAAAAATCATCGTCGTTGGTGCATCTAGCGGAATCGGAAAAGAACTCTCCATCCTTCTTTTGGAACAAGGACATACGGTGACTCTGGTCGCTCGTCGTGATAAGGAATTAAAATCCATCGCGGCTCCTTTTAACACTTCGAAAGAAACAAAAGCATTTATTATCAAACAGGACGTTACCAATTTCGATCAGGCGGACTCCGCGTTTCAAAAAGCTGTAAAATCCATGAAGGGTCTCGACGAGATCTACTACGCATCCGGAATCATGTATGATATCCAGCCGGAAGAATTCGATACTACAAAAGACATCGAGATGTTAAACACAAATCTTCTCGGCTGTGTCGCTTGGTTGAATCCGGCGGCATTCTATTTTCAAAATCAAAAGAGCGGAAAAATCATCGGAATTTCTTCGATCGCCGGAGATCGCGGAAGAAGAGGGAATCCGGTTTATAATACTTCGAAAGCGGGAATGAATACGTATCTCGAAGCGCTTCGCAATCGTCTCGGAGTATTGGGAATCCAAGTGCTCACCGTGAAACCCGGTTTTATCGATACTGCGATGACACAAGGATTGAAAGGACTCTTCTGGTTGATCTCGGCAAAAGAAGCAGCTTCTATCATTCTCAAAGCGGCCGACGGCGGAAAGGAATGTATCTACGTTCCGGCGCGTTGGGGACTCGTGGGACTAATCATAAGAATGATTCCGTCTTTTATCTTCAAACGTCTTTCTATTTAAGCCTGAATCGATTGAAAGGGTAAACACTATGGCAACTGCATCCAAAGCTTCTGCGAAGAAGAAGACCGCTTCTTCTAAAACTGCAAATGCAAAACCGGCGAAGACAAAGAAGTCTTTCGTTGACATTCATCTTCCGGAGGCGACGAAAGTAGAAGCCTGGGGAATGAATCACCATTCGATTTCTCCGGTCGTCTTCCCGGAAAAAGAAGAGGATTTTAAAAATCTATTTGCTTACGCGGAAGAGAAAAAACTCAAGCTGACCTTTCGCGGAGGCGGGTGCAGTTACGGAGACGCGGCGACCAACACAAAGGGAGTCGTGATCGATATTTCGAAATACAATCGAATCTTAGAATTCAACGCAAAGACAGGAATTCTCAAAGCGGAATCCGGTGTAACGATCAAACAACTCTGGGAATTCGGAATTGAAAAAGGATATTGGCCTCCGGTTGTAAGCGGGACCATGTTTCCGACGTTAGGCGGAGCTCTTTCGATGAACATTCACGGGAAAAATAATTTTGCCGTGGGTCCGATCGGGGATCATATTCAAGAGTTCACCTTTATGACTCCGGATGGAAAGGTTCTTACCTGTTCTAGAAAGAAGAATCAGGATTTATTCTTCGGAGCCATTTCCGGCTTTGGAATGTTAGGCGCTTTTTTGACCGTAACGATTCAGTTAAAACATATCTACGCGGGTAAGATGAAAGTATGGCCCGTGGTCAGTAAAAATCTTCAAGATATGTACGACTATTTCGAAAGGGAATACAAGAATTCGGATTATCTCGTAGGTTGGGTGGACGCCTTTGCATCCGGAAGTTCTCTGGGAAGAGGACAGATTCACAAAGCGGTTCATTTAAAGAAGGGAGAAGACCCAGAGTTCCCCGAAAATTGTAAATTAGAAAATCAGAATCTACCAACCACGTTCCTAGGAATCATTCCTAAGTCATGGATGTGGATCTTTATGCTTCCATTCTCCAATAATTTGGGAATGCGTCTTGTGAACTTTGCCAAGTTCATTTCGGGTTATCTTACAAACAACAAACCTTATATGCAAGGCCACGCGGAATATGCGTTCCTTTTGGATTACGTTCCGAATTGGAAGTTTATGTACAAACCCGGGTCGATGATTCAGTATCAGAGTTTTATTCCGAAGGAAAACGCGGTGGATGCGTTCTCGGAAATTTTGAGAATCTGTCAAAAAAGAGGAATTATCACTTGGCTCGCCGTATTTAAAAAACACAAACCCGATCCGTTTTTACTCACTCACGCGTTGGACGGATATTCGATGGCAATGGACTTTCCCGTAACTTCAGGAAACAAAAAGAAATTATGGGAACTCGCGGGTGAGTTAGACGAAACCGTATTGAAATTCGGTGGTAAGTTTTACTTTGCAAAAGATAGCACCCTTCGACCGGAAATCGTACAGAGGGCCTTTCCAAAAAAGAATTTGGAAGCTTTTCACGCGTTAAAAAAGAAATACGATCCGAAAGGAATCCTCGAAACCGATCTCTATAGAAGAATCATGGGAATCTGGTGAACGGATGAGTCGTGTGAAGGCGTATTTTAGCGAACTAAAACGAAATCAGGATCTCAAAGTATTTCTTTTTATCTTTGCGTTAGGCGCCTTCTTTCGTCTTTTTAGGTTGGATCTTCAGAGTCCCTGGGAAGACGAACTCTTTTCGATTCGAGCTTCCTCCCAATCTTCTCTGGTAAAACTTTGGGATTGGATGAAGAATGATCCGCATCCGCCCTTATATCAGACACTTTTGTTTTTTTGGTTTCAGACTTTTTCTCCGACTGTTTTTTTCGGAAGGTTGCTCAGCGCCATCGCCGGACTCCTGGTCCCTCTTGCATTCTATGTCTTCGCTCCTAAAACTCTGAGCGGAAGAATGAAGGTTTCCGTCGCCGCGTTACTCGCGCTTTCCACCGGGCTTATCTATTATTCGCAGGAGCTCAGATCTTATAGTCTTCTCGTTTTGTTTTGTACGATCCAACTTGCGTTTGTACTTCGATCCGTGTATGAAAATGGAAATCAAAGGAAGATCTATCTAACCGTTTTGGTAATATCTCTTCTTGCTTCTTACACTCATTTTTTCGGGTTTATCTGGTCGGCGTCCGTCTTTCTTGGGTTGTTTGTTTCCAGTTGGATTTTTACAAAGAAATTTCCGAAAGAGGAGTTCCTCTTAGGAATCGTTTTTGCGATTTTGTTTCTTCCAGCCTTGTATCTTCTTTTTAATTCGGATAAGATCGGAATCGCTTCCTGGATTCCGGAAGCTGGTTTTACCGCGTTTGTAGTCTTTTTTGATTTGATCTTTCATTCCGGAATTCTCAAAAAATTCATTCCCGGGATCGTCGCTTCTTTGGCCTTGCTCGTCGGTTTTGCCTCTCTTTACTTTCGCAAGAATCAGGGCGAGACGGAGACTACAAGTTTAGAAACAGAACATAAGAAATCTGTAATTCTTCTTTTTATCACTCTTTTGATCTTTTCGATCGTGATTGGAGTTCTTTCCGCGATTCAACCTTTGATCACCGCGAGAAATCTTTTGGTAACGAGTCCGGCGTTGTATTTTTTAATCGCGACCGGCTTTTCTCTTTTTCCGATCTACAAAGGAAAACGTCTGGAATCGGTCTTGATTCTTATCTCCTTGGTTTCTCTCTATTATTTTACGCGTCATTTTTATAAACCATACAAAGAACAGTGGAGAGAAAGTTCCCACTATATTATTTCCGAAGTAAAAGATCATCCGGAAGAATATACGCTTCTTTGTTCTTCTCATGCCTACAACATGGAATACTTTTTAAAGACGGCTGAGATCACGGGGATCACCCCAAAAATCTACAGCAGAGAAGAAGCCGATCTTTTTATCAAGGATCCGAAAAGAAAGAATCTTGTGATATTGGAAACGTCTTGGAAATACCTGGATTCGCAGGAAGTAGACGCGTTGTCTACAAAGAAGATATATGATCGAAACGATCGATTGTTTTACGGAATGAGAGTGATCGTAATCCGTAAGTAAAAAATTCCGGAATTTTAAACTATGAAGAAAAAAAATATTACCTACGTCATTCCATGTTTGAACGAAGAAAGAACACTTCCTTTGGTTTTAGAGAAGTTAGTAAAACTGAAAAAAGAACTGAAACAATACAACGTCGAAATTCTTGTTTCCGATAACGGAAGCGAAGACAAGTCGATCGCAATTGCAAAAAAGTTCGGCGCAAGGGTTGTGAACTGTAAAGAACGAGGTTACGGCGCGGCTCTCAACTTCGGAATTACGAACGCCACCGGTGAAATCGTAATTTTTGCGGACGCGGACAATACATACGACTTTCTGGAATCTCCGGCTCTTCTTGCGGAGATGGAAAAGGGAGCGGAGTTTGTGATTGGATCGCGTTTGAGCGGGAAAATTCATCAGGGTGCGATGCCGTTTTTGCACCGTTATCTCGGAACCCCGGTGATCAACTGGATTATCAATCTATTATATTCAAAAAAAGGAAATCGTGTCCAAGACGCAAATTCCGGTTTTCGTTGTTTTCTGAAAAAGAAATATCTCGAATGGGAAATCGAAAGTACCGGAATGGAATTCGCCTCCGAAATGCTCGTAAAAGCTCTGAGAAGCGGAGTGAAACTATCGCACGTTCCGATCAGCCTATATCCTGACGTTGCGGGAAGAATCCCTCACTTGAGAACTTGGAGAGACGGGATGAGACATCTTTTACAGATCCTCATCCATTCTCAGCAGTTGTTCTATTATTCGGGTTTGGTTCTTTTTCTTACGGGTTGGGCGATCACGCTCGTCGGATATTCAACTGGAATCATCGCGGTCGGACCGTTTCATATCTTCGGGATTCATTCTCTCACCGTTCTGCTGTTAGTCGCAACTCTGGGGCAAACCGTATGGGCCATCGGACTTTTTCTGGCGGCTAGAAAGACTTCCGAGTTGGGTTTTTATTCTAAGTTAAACAATCTTTCGGAAGATCTTTTGTTTTGGTATTCCGCGAGAATGATTTTGTTCGTCGTTCTCTTGTTCGGTTTTATCGTTTTTCGTTGGTGGAGAAATTCATTTCAAGTTTTGGATCTCGAAAAAGAAATTTTGATGATCAGCTTCTTGAGTGTACAGATTCTAAATCTCATCGGACAAACCATCACCGCGCATCTATTAAAAAGAACATAACTCAAACCCCCATAGGGGGTGAGTTAGCCAAAAGCCTGCGTGCGCGTCGGCTTTTGGTTCTTGACGCAAGTCAAGAAATAGAGCGACGTATCTATTACCAAAACGTTTTCAATCAACGACTAACGAGTGCAAATGAAAGCCCGCGGCTTTATCTTACTTTAACGAATACGTTTTAAGAGTAAAATCCAGAACTTTCTTCTGATCCTTTAACTTGTAAAACCGAGTAGAATCCGGAAAACGAACCGCGATTTTTTCTTTGTATTGTTTCTCGGGTAGGTTTGGATCCTTGGGTGGTTCGAGATCATACTCTAAAACGGAATACGATTCGATCTTTTGATTTTTTAGAATTTCTTCTAAATCCATTGCGTCCTTAGATGTATTCACAGACAGATGGATTGCGGTGAGATAAGAATAACCGATCAAATAATTGGTGAATTGACCTTTGTGAACGATAATCTTTCGTTTTTGAAACTCACTTTGAATTTCGTTGTAAGGCGAGATCGCCCCAAAAAGAATCTTAAATCCTTCTCTTGTAAACTTATAGTTGTAGTATAAACTGCAAGTCGCTATAAGCGCGAGAACGATTCCTGCTTTCGGATACTCAACACTTCTATGATATAGAAATATAAAAATTCCCGCAGAGAGAAAAATAAAACCCGATTCTAAATATCTCAAACCGAAGTGATGAACGCCGGCCGTATAAGGACTTAAAAACGAAATGGAGAAGACGGTTCCGAGTCCTACGATTCCGAGCAACGATTCTCCGGAAAGTGTCTTTTTACGAATCAGATTGGAAAGAATGCCGAGGATGAGAATCGCATACGGCGCGGCTTTTAAAAAACCGGTTTTTGTCTCGTCCCCGAAAAGATAACCTTGAAAGATCGAAATCTGTTTTGAGAGCGAAAACTGACTGACCGCGTCTCCGGAACTTACGAGAAATCGAATTCCCATCGGATGACCAGAATATACAAAATTTAAGAATCCGATGGAAACGAAAGCCACGGTTGCACCTAACGCGGAGAAGATTAGATATTCTCTGAGATTCTTTCTGGTTTCTTTTTGAAAAAAAGAAAGAAAACCGAAAAGAAAGATCGGGAAAGCGGATTCCGTTCTGAGAAAGAAAGCGGTGACTGCTATTAGTCCGGAAATACAGGAGAATATTCTAAAGTTAGAATGTTCCGATGGTTCTTTCGTTTTGATTAGGTCTGCAAAGAGGGATCTGATTACTAAGAGTCCGAAAGTAAGAAGAAGCAAGTTATTCAGTGGAACCTCGGAAAATTCTTCCGAAGAAAGAACAGGAAAACTAAGACCAAACGGAATCAAGGTGCTGATTAAAATGACCCAGGCTTGTTCAATAAATAAAGAGAGAATGAGATCAAAGACGATCATACAAGCGAGCAGACAAAGAAGCGGCAAAAAAGTAATGATCTTAGGGCCTAGGAGATAGGCGGGCAAGCCGTTGACCAAGGCTAAAATCGGCGGATACTGAAAGAGGCAGTTGCCTTTTGAGTTTTCCTTTAGAAAGGCCCATGGATAATCAAACGGAAAAAAACGAAAGTCCGGATCCAAATTTTTTCCGGGATAGGTGCATTCCGATTTCGAAATTGCGCCCAACCCATTTTGAGCAAAGGCTATCGTCTGGTAGTATTTGATTTCAGAGTCGCTCGAAACAAAAGGAAACTGACGATCCAGTTTAGAACGATTGAATATAAGAAATCCAAAAACGAGTAGATAGAGAGAGTATCGAACGTAGCTGTGAGTCAGTCGTTGTAACATCTTAAGATTTTATTCCGTAAAAATGATATGAAATGGATCCGTCTTTTTTGCTTCCCCGAGTTCTTGTCGGATATCCAAATTAGGTTCGTTCTTTTTTAAAAGGTCGGCCTTTTCCTTTCTACAAGCGGAAGAATACGGATTCTGACGGATACATCTTGTGAGTAAGGATTGGGAGAGCGTTTGGTACTCCGGTTTTTTTCTAAGAATCAGGGACGCTAAGACGAGACTTTCTTCCGAACGAATCCATTTTTCGTTCTTGACGATCTCTTCGATCGGATAGGAAACTTTTTTTCGCTTTCCGATCGTATTCTTTTCTTTGTATATTAGAAAATTATCAAGTTCGATTTCGTTCTGGACGGATGCGAGAATCAAGTTTCTCAGTCTTTGTTCCCAGGTGATCTGAAAACAAACCAAACCTAAAATAAACAAACCTACGTAAAAAGAGAATTGAAAAAGGCGTTTTTCCGTCCGTATGGACCGATTTTTAAAGCCGTATTTTATCTGTAACAAAGAAACGCAGAGAACGAGAGGAATGAGAAAATGTTGTTCTCCAAGATTAAAATCAAAGAACTCGTGAAATGCGACAAAGAGAAAAAGGCAGGAGATAAAAATTCCTAAATTTGCAGTTTCTCTCGTTTTAGAACGAAGCATCTTATAAGAAAGATACACGAATTGAAACGCGATTCCAAGAAAGACAACGGATCCTAAAATTCCAAAACTAGTATAGGCTTCGACGTAGAGATTATGAGCTTGCGGATAAGAACGAAAGGAATGCAAGAAAAGATAAAAGTCCTCGTAACCGATCGTTCCTGGATGTATGCCGGGGAGATGTGCCAAAAGGGAATCCGCGTCCGGGCCTAGACCGAAGATGGGCGCATTATGAAAGACGGATTGAAAGTGAAAGGTCCAGAGAGAAAAACGAATCAAGAGGGTTTCCGGATTGAAGTAACGAGTAATCGATTCTCCGGGTATAAAAAAATACGTTCCAAGTCCGAGGATCAATAAACCAAAAACAGTCGGAACGAAAACCTTAGTAAAAGAAACTTTTTTGCCTAAACGCAAAAGAAGAAAATAGATCCCTGCTACGAGAAAAGCCAACATGCTCGCTCTGGAATGATTTAGAAACGTTAGATATATCGCCGCCGCCGCGCCCGGAATGAGAACGGGAGAAAACCAAGGAAACTGGAAAGCGGTGTATAACGTGACAATCGTTGTAAGCGCCGAGATGACCGCAATGGAAGAGACCGGAAAGCCGGCGTAGGTTAAAAGAAGCGGCGGCTCCAAGATTGGAAAGGGCCAGATCGTATGAACGGCGGAAAAAAGATTGATCGTGTTTAAGAGTAGATCGAAGGAAAGGATCAAGAGAAGACCCTTTTTAATCCCTCTGCTCGGGTAAGCTGAAACTAAGAAAAAGATTCCGGTTCCGGAAAGAAGAAGAGAGAGTTGTAGGAATCCTGCCTGTGCTTTGTAAGACAGAAGCGACGAAATCAAAACCAAAAGAAAAAAGACGGTGATGATCCCGTGAAGTTTTTGAAATCGAATTCTTCTCGGAGCCAGATATAAAAAGGAAGCTAACACAAATATCAAAAGAGGAATCGATTTGATGCTCGAAAACAGAGGAGGAGAAGAGGCAAAAGCAACCGTATGAATAAAAAGAAAAATAGGAGGAACGTTTTTTAAAAAAAGAAAAATGGAAAACGAAAAGGCTGCGACATACAGAAGTTTCAAATTCGATTTTTGAGGAAAGTAAACAACAGGTGCGCGGTTGATTCCGTTGACCGTCGAAATCCCGATGAGCAGAAGACAGGCCAAGAAAAAGATCGGATGAATTCGGTTTAATTTTTTCTTCCAAGCGAGCGCGGAACAAAAAAACCAGACAAAGAGAGTGAATACCAAACTGTCTCTAGAAAGAGCTGGATTCGAGGGATCGAAAAAAAACAAAAAGCCGAAACAAAAACAGAGTAGGATGAGAGGTAAAATTTTTAAATTGAGAAACTGGCTCATTTCAGTTTTTGTAAGGTCAATGAAAAGAAGATATATGCAGGCTATCTTCGCTCCCCATTTTTAGCAATCAAGATTCATGGTGATATAAATCATGTCTTTTGCGCAGAATCACAAATTCTTTCGATACCAATTTTGTCTATTTTTATCTTTCGCTTGAGCAAAGTAGTATTCCTCAAATTCTCGATATTTTTCTTTTCGAAGATCGGCAGGAAGAGTTCGATAAGTATCTCTATAACGATCTAAATATTCTTCAAAATTTACAAAAGAGATAGAAGAAATTTTTCCAAGTTCTTTCATCGTTTCCGGAGAATAGTTCAGAATTTGCCAAGTCACTCCGAGGTGGTCGACTTTCAGAGCGTCAAACTCGTTGGTAGGTTTTTGGACGTTCGTGAAGAGAAGAAGTTGAACGTTTCTTTTTTTTAGATAGTCCAATGGAGTCGATTTTTCATGACCGATTCTGCCTCTTTTTTTCGATTTCAGCCGAGCGATTGTTGGATCCGTCAGGCCGGCTTCCGTTTCAATCGCTAAGATCGGATTGAGATAGTATATAAAAATACATTCCGCGCCGGCAAAGGCAACCTTTACTTGGGAAGTTTCAAAGTGTTCTTTCCAGGGTGAAATGAGATCTCGAATTCTCTCGGTAGTTTCTCTTTTGTAGATTTGATTTTCGTCCGCTACGTCGTGTAAGACGGGAAGAGCCGAACCCTTGTAGATGTCCCAACGCAGAAGAATCAAGATCGGAAGAATGTAGGCGCTCGCATTCCAAAATTTTTTCTGGAAAGAAGGTTCTGAAATTTTAGAGAAAAGACCGGATTCTACCCATACAAAGACTAAGGGAAGAATGGGGAGATAGAATCGAGAGAACATAAAATCTCCTCCGATCCAGGTATAGTACGCTCCATACAAAGTTGGAAAGACAAAAAGAAGAATCCATCGAAAGTCCCGAGTTGTCGTCCCATGAAATTGATTTCGAAGCGCTTGAACAAAGAAAAACAGAGAGAAGAACAGGATCGGAATGAGAGCGTAATACATTTTAAGGAATAGGAAAAAATAGACCAACCCTTGAGATAGATAAAAACTTCCGCCCGACTTTGCGTAGAACGTATTGGGTAACAGATTTCCATAATATTCTAATTTCCAAATATAAAAAAAGGCGGGACTGACATAGACGAGCAAAAGAATTAAAATGGATTTTTTTAGAAATCTGTTTTTCCAGGAAGAATTCGGATTCTCTTGTAAAATCATTAAGCCGACGTAAATTCCGGAGAAGGCGTGAAACAAAAGTCCGTCGGGCCGATTGAGACAACCCAAAGCCGAGAAAAGGATTCCGGGTAGCCAATTATAATACGTTATTCTCTTTGCAAAGATCAAATGATAAGAGGCCGCAACGAATAAAAGAGCATGAAGCGATGTTTCAAGTCCTCCCGTGGCAAAAACCCGGTTGTGGTGGAGTAGGACAAAACAAGAAAGCGCAAACGGAAATCGGAATCGAGGAGCGGTCTCTTTTAAATTCCATTTTAATAAATAGATACAAACGCCTAAGAAGGAAATGATTCCAAAAAAATAAGTAACAAGAATCGGATCGATCCTTTCAAAAAGATGCGACGGGCTGAGTAGAAGAGTCCATAAAAAATTTGTATAACCTTCCACTCTTTCGCCTTCGTTGAAGACCAATCCTTTTCCTTCCGCTAGATTTTTCGCATAACGTAACGAAATGAATGCGTCATCCGAAATCCAACGCATTTGATAGGCTGAAAAGAGCCCGAATAAAATCAGCAGAATGCTGAATGTGAAATACAAAATGCGCTTCAAAGTTACATTCCCTTCTTGGATTCGAGTTTGCGGAACCATTCTATAGAATACTCATGTTTTTTTATACGGGCCGGAATTTCCTTGTAGGAATCAGAGTTCCGAAAAACTTGTAACTGAATGATCAGGCCACTTGGCACGCTTCCGAAGACAAAAGTAGAATGGGATCATTGGTTCCAGTCCGGGGAGATCATTCCTTATTTTCAACCGATCCTTTCCGTTGAAAGAGATTCTATCTTCGGATATGAAACGTTGGGAAGGTTCAGGGATCAATCCGGAAATGTACATTCTCTCGGACCGTTTTTTCTGGACGCCGAAACCGGAGTTTTGGATCCGCAAGAAAGAAAAGAAATCTACAATCTCAAAAGGGATGTAGACAGAGATCTTCGAAAGAAGGCGATTCTTCATCTCCTCAAAAATCAACATCTGTTTCCGGACGCAAAACTTTTCTTAAATATTTCTCCAGCTTATATGCGGGATCATATCGAAGAGGAGGCCGCCGATTCTTATACGATCCGTCTTGTAAAAGAACTCGGACTCGATCCTTCCAAGATCGTCATCGAAATCGTCGAAGAACATTTTGACGGAAGTTTAGAAAGTCTTCGACCTCTGATTTCTCGTTACAAAAAAGAAGGTTTCCTCGTTGCGATCGACGACCTCGGTTCTCGTTCTTCCAACTTGGATCGAATCGGAATCTTTCATCCCGACATTTTGAAAGTGGATCTTCAGATGCTTAGGAATTCGGTTACATCCAGAAATTTTCAGGAAATTCTTTTTACCATATCGAGACTTTCGGAATCTCTCGGATGTTCCCTTCTTTTTGAAGGAATCGAAAACGATAAGGAATTGTTTCAATCTCTCACATACAGCGCCCGTTTTTTACAGGGATTCTATTTTGCGGAAGCTCTTCC
This is a stretch of genomic DNA from Leptospira tipperaryensis. It encodes these proteins:
- a CDS encoding SDR family NAD(P)-dependent oxidoreductase → MAKKIIVVGASSGIGKELSILLLEQGHTVTLVARRDKELKSIAAPFNTSKETKAFIIKQDVTNFDQADSAFQKAVKSMKGLDEIYYASGIMYDIQPEEFDTTKDIEMLNTNLLGCVAWLNPAAFYFQNQKSGKIIGISSIAGDRGRRGNPVYNTSKAGMNTYLEALRNRLGVLGIQVLTVKPGFIDTAMTQGLKGLFWLISAKEAASIILKAADGGKECIYVPARWGLVGLIIRMIPSFIFKRLSI
- a CDS encoding glycosyltransferase family 2 protein, giving the protein MKKKNITYVIPCLNEERTLPLVLEKLVKLKKELKQYNVEILVSDNGSEDKSIAIAKKFGARVVNCKERGYGAALNFGITNATGEIVIFADADNTYDFLESPALLAEMEKGAEFVIGSRLSGKIHQGAMPFLHRYLGTPVINWIINLLYSKKGNRVQDANSGFRCFLKKKYLEWEIESTGMEFASEMLVKALRSGVKLSHVPISLYPDVAGRIPHLRTWRDGMRHLLQILIHSQQLFYYSGLVLFLTGWAITLVGYSTGIIAVGPFHIFGIHSLTVLLLVATLGQTVWAIGLFLAARKTSELGFYSKLNNLSEDLLFWYSARMILFVVLLFGFIVFRWWRNSFQVLDLEKEILMISFLSVQILNLIGQTITAHLLKRT
- a CDS encoding LA_3751/LA_3752 family putative glycosyltransferase, translating into MLQRLTHSYVRYSLYLLVFGFLIFNRSKLDRQFPFVSSDSEIKYYQTIAFAQNGLGAISKSECTYPGKNLDPDFRFFPFDYPWAFLKENSKGNCLFQYPPILALVNGLPAYLLGPKIITFLPLLCLLACMIVFDLILSLFIEQAWVILISTLIPFGLSFPVLSSEEFSEVPLNNLLLLTFGLLVIRSLFADLIKTKEPSEHSNFRIFSCISGLIAVTAFFLRTESAFPIFLFGFLSFFQKETRKNLREYLIFSALGATVAFVSIGFLNFVYSGHPMGIRFLVSSGDAVSQFSLSKQISIFQGYLFGDETKTGFLKAAPYAILILGILSNLIRKKTLSGESLLGIVGLGTVFSISFLSPYTAGVHHFGLRYLESGFIFLSAGIFIFLYHRSVEYPKAGIVLALIATCSLYYNYKFTREGFKILFGAISPYNEIQSEFQKRKIIVHKGQFTNYLIGYSYLTAIHLSVNTSKDAMDLEEILKNQKIESYSVLEYDLEPPKDPNLPEKQYKEKIAVRFPDSTRFYKLKDQKKVLDFTLKTYSLK
- a CDS encoding arginyltransferase; amino-acid sequence: MIQQKLQDLVDSLPISPERNCSYYSDRPSQIQYLPFHGEIAKEALQFFFDSGFRRTGNILYRASCNGCRDCLSYRMPLDLFVPSRNRRRLLKINSDLRIRFAQPELTSEKEILYLRYQRSRYENFVSGESDQELLEGMRWNLFGYPENSLEMTLSLEERIVGFMILDVASDSLSAVYSVYDPDFSDRSLGSFAILCSILHAQKLGMKFYHLGYYLPGHPDMDYKKYWAPSEIREPDTNLWIQSEEFQKKHPDFPWS
- a CDS encoding FAD-binding oxidoreductase; amino-acid sequence: MATASKASAKKKTASSKTANAKPAKTKKSFVDIHLPEATKVEAWGMNHHSISPVVFPEKEEDFKNLFAYAEEKKLKLTFRGGGCSYGDAATNTKGVVIDISKYNRILEFNAKTGILKAESGVTIKQLWEFGIEKGYWPPVVSGTMFPTLGGALSMNIHGKNNFAVGPIGDHIQEFTFMTPDGKVLTCSRKKNQDLFFGAISGFGMLGAFLTVTIQLKHIYAGKMKVWPVVSKNLQDMYDYFEREYKNSDYLVGWVDAFASGSSLGRGQIHKAVHLKKGEDPEFPENCKLENQNLPTTFLGIIPKSWMWIFMLPFSNNLGMRLVNFAKFISGYLTNNKPYMQGHAEYAFLLDYVPNWKFMYKPGSMIQYQSFIPKENAVDAFSEILRICQKRGIITWLAVFKKHKPDPFLLTHALDGYSMAMDFPVTSGNKKKLWELAGELDETVLKFGGKFYFAKDSTLRPEIVQRAFPKKNLEAFHALKKKYDPKGILETDLYRRIMGIW
- a CDS encoding glycosyltransferase family 39 protein, whose product is MSRVKAYFSELKRNQDLKVFLFIFALGAFFRLFRLDLQSPWEDELFSIRASSQSSLVKLWDWMKNDPHPPLYQTLLFFWFQTFSPTVFFGRLLSAIAGLLVPLAFYVFAPKTLSGRMKVSVAALLALSTGLIYYSQELRSYSLLVLFCTIQLAFVLRSVYENGNQRKIYLTVLVISLLASYTHFFGFIWSASVFLGLFVSSWIFTKKFPKEEFLLGIVFAILFLPALYLLFNSDKIGIASWIPEAGFTAFVVFFDLIFHSGILKKFIPGIVASLALLVGFASLYFRKNQGETETTSLETEHKKSVILLFITLLIFSIVIGVLSAIQPLITARNLLVTSPALYFLIATGFSLFPIYKGKRLESVLILISLVSLYYFTRHFYKPYKEQWRESSHYIISEVKDHPEEYTLLCSSHAYNMEYFLKTAEITGITPKIYSREEADLFIKDPKRKNLVILETSWKYLDSQEVDALSTKKIYDRNDRLFYGMRVIVIRK